A stretch of Plectropomus leopardus isolate mb chromosome 24, YSFRI_Pleo_2.0, whole genome shotgun sequence DNA encodes these proteins:
- the kpnb3 gene encoding importin-5 yields the protein MAEQQQQFYLLLGNLMSPDNNVRKQAEETYDTILGQNKITFLLQAIRDASAAEEVKQMAAVLLRRLLSSSFEEIYPGLTLEMQTAIKTELLTSIQQETSPNIRKKVCDIAAELTRNLIDDDGNNQWPEVLKFLFDSVNSDNVSLRESALHIFWNFPGIFGNQQQHYMEVIKRMLVQCMQDQANPQIRTLAARAAASFVLSNESNTALLKHFADLLPGILQAVNESCYQGDDSVLKSLVEIADTAPKYLRPNLEATLQLCLKLCADTNLTNMQRQLALEVIVTLSETAAAMLRKHTAIVAQSVPQMLAMMVDLEDDDEWAMADELEDDDFDSNAVAGESALDRIACGLGGKIILPMIKQHIMQMLQNPDWKYRHAGLMALSAIGEGCHQQMEAILQEIVSFVLLFCSDPHPRVRYAACNAIGQMATDFAPTFQKKFHDKVISALLQTMEDQSNPRVQAHAAAALINFTEDCPKTLLIPYLDSLVQHLHVIMVAKLQELIQKGTKLVLEQVVTSIASVADTAEEKFVPYYDLFMPSLKHIVENAVQKELRLLRGKTIECISLIGLAVGKEKFMPDASAVMQLLLKTQTDFNDLEDDDPQISYMISAWARMCKILGKEFQQYLPVVMGPLMKTASIKPEVALLDTQDMENISEDDGWEFVNLGDQQSFGIKTAGLEEKATACQMLVCYAKELKEGFVEYTEQVVKLMVPLLKFYFHDGVRVAAAESMPLLLECARVRGPEYLTQMWHFMCDALIKAIGTEPDSDVLSEIMHSFAKCIELMGDGCLNNEHFEELGGILKGKLEEHFKNQELRQAKRQDEDYDEQVEESLQDEDENDVYILTKVSDILHSVFSSYKEKVLPWFEQLLQLIVQLICPNRPWADRQWGLCIFDDVVEHCSPASFKYAEYFLRPMLQSLCDTSPEVRQAAAYGVGVMAQYGGENYRPFCTEAIPLLVRVIQATDSRSKENVNATENCISAVGKVMRFRPECVNVNEILPHWLSWLPLNEDKEEAVHTFDFLCDLIESNNPIVLGPDNSNLPKIFLIIADGVANESVKNEDACSKRLANVIRQVQVSAGLWTQCVSTLNETQQKAIQDLLNTA from the exons ATGGcggaacagcagcagcagttctACCTCTTGCTGGGCAACCTGATGAGCCCTGACAACAACGTCAGGAAGCAAGCAGAG GAGACCTATGACACGATCCTGGGCCAGAACAAGATCACATTCTTGCTGCAGGCCATCAGAGATGCATCCGCTGCAGAGGAG GTCAAACAGATGGCGGCGGTGCTGCTGCGGCGGCTGCTGTCATCATCCTTCGAGGAGATCTACCCAGGCCTGACCCTGGAGATGCAGACCGCCATCAAGACGGAGCTGCTGACCAGCATCCAGCAGGAGACGTCGCCAAACATCCGCAAGAAGGTCTGCGACATCGCGGCTGAGCTCACCCGCAACCTCATCG ATGACGATGGGAACAACCAGTGGCCAGAGGTGCTTAAGTTTCTGTTTGACTCTGTCAACTCGGACAATGTCAGCCTGCGAGAATCCGCCCTGCACATATTCTG GAACTTCCCAGGAATCTTCGGcaaccagcagcagcattatATGGAGGTCATCAAGCGCATGCTGGTTCAGTGCATGCAGGACCAGGCTAACCCACAG ATCCGCACCCTGGCTGCTCGGGCTGCGGCCTCCTTTGTTCTGTCAAATGAAAGCAACACGGCACTGCTCAAGCACTTCGCTGACCTGCTGCCAGGCATCCTGCAG GCAGTGAACGAGTCGTGCTACCAGGGAGACGACTCCGTGCTCAAGTCATTAGTGGAAATCGCAGACACAGCGCCCAAATACCTGAGACCCAACCTGGAGGCCACCCTGCAGCTCTGTCTGAAG CTGTGTGCCGACACCAACCTGACAAACATGCAGAGACAGTTGGCGCTCGAGGTCATCGTCACCTTATCTGAGACCGCAGCAGCCATGCTGAGGAAACACACAGCCATTGTGGCGCAGAGCG TGCCCCAGATGTTGGCTATGATGGTGGACCTCGAGGACGATGATGAGTGGGCAATGGCTGATGAGCTGGAGGACGATGACTTTGACAg TAACGCCGTGGCTGGGGAGAGCGCTCTCGACAGAATCGCCTGCGGTCTGGGAGGAAAGATCATTTTGCCCATGATCAAACAGCACATCATGCAGATGCTGCAGAACC CTGATTGGAAGTACCGCCATGCCGGGCTGATGGCGCTGTCGGCCATTGGCGAGGGCtgccaccagcagatggaggcCATCCTCCAGGAGATCGTCAGCTtcgtcctcctcttctgctCCGATCCT cACCCAAGGGTACGCTATGCTGCCTGCAACGCTATTGGACAAATGGCCACAGACTTCGCCCCAACTTTCCAAAAGAAATTCCATGACAAG GTGATCTCAGCTCTGCTTCAGACCATGGAGGACCAGAGTAATCCTCGGGTGCAGGCGCATGCTGCCGCCGCCCTCATCAACTTCACAGAGGACTGTCCCAAAACACTGCTGATCCCTTATCTGGACAGCTTGGTGCAGCACCTTCACGTCATCATGGTAGCCAAGCTGCAAGAG TTAATCCAGAAGGGCACCAAACTGGTCTTGGAGCAGGTGGTGACGTCCATCGCCTCTGTGGCCGACACGGCCGAGGAGAAGTTTGTGCCATACTACGACCTGTTCATGCCGTCGCTCAAACACATCGTGGAAAACGCCGTGCAGAAGGAGCTCCGGCTGCTGCGAGGAAAGACCATAGAGTGCATCAGCCTCATCGGCCTGGCTGTCGGCAAGGAGAAG TTCATGCCAGATGCCTCCGCCGTCATGCAGCTGCTCCTCAAAACCCAGACAGACTTCAATGATCTGGAGGATGACGATCCACAG ATCTCGTACATGATCTCAGCCTGGGCCAGGATGTGTAAGATCCTGGGGAAGGAGTTTCAACAGTACCTGCCTGTGGTGATGGGCCCCCTGATGAAGACGGCCTCCATCAAGCCAGAGGTGGCCCTGCTCGACA CCCAGGACATGGAGAACATATCAGAGGATGACGGCTGGGAGTTTGTCAACCTGGGAGACCAGCAGAGTTTTGGCATCAAGACGGCCGGACTGGAGGAGAAGGCCACTGCCTGCCAGATGCTG GTGTGTTATGCCAAAGAGCTGAAAGAAGGCTTTGTGGAGTACACGGAGCAAGTGGTGAAGCTGATGGTCCCTCTGCTCAAGTTTTACTTCCACGATG GTGTGCGGGTGGCGGCAGCTGAGTCCATGCCCCTGCTGCTGGAGTGCGCACGGGTTCGAGGGCCGGAGTACCTCACCCAGATGTGGCACTTCATGTGCGACGCTCTCATCAAGGCCATCGGCACAGAGCCAGACTCGGATGTCTTGTCGGAGATCATGCACTCTTTCGCAAAG tgcaTTGAGCTGATGGGAGACGGCTGCCTGAACAACGAGCATTTTGAGGAGCTTGGCGGCATCTTGAAAGGAAAACTGGAGGAGCATTTTAAGAATCAGGAGCTCAGACAGG CCAAGAGACAGGATGAAGACTATGATGAGCAGGTGGAGGAATCATTACAAGATGAG GATGAGAACGACGTGTACATCCTCACCAAAGTGTCAGACATCCTGCACTCAGTGTTCAGTAGTTACAAAGAGAAGGTGCTGCCTTGGtttgagcagctgctgcagctcatcGTCCAGTTAATA TGTCCCAACAGGCCGTGGGCGGACAGACAGTGGGGTCTGTGCATCTTTGACGACGTTGTGGAGCACTGCAGCCCCGCCTCCTTCAAATATGCAGAGTATTTCCTGCGGCCGATGTTGCAGTCACTGTGTGACACAAGCCCCGAGGTCCGGCAGGCAGCCGCCTACGGTGTCGGTGTCATGGCTCAGTATGGAGGAGAGAATTACCGCCCGTTCTGCACAG AGGCCATCCCCCTGCTGGTCCGAGTCATCCAGGCAACTGACTCACGCTCCAAGGAGAACGTCAATGCTACAGAGAACTGCATCTCCGCTGTAGGAAAGGTCATGAGGTTTCGGCCAGAGTGCGTAAATGTCAACGAGATCCTTCCCCATTGGCTCAGCTGGCTACCGCTCAACGAGGACAAAGAGGAGGCCGTGCACACATTCGACTTCCTGTGCGACCTCATTGAAAG TAACAACCCCATCGTCCTTGGACCAGACAACTCCAACCTTCCCAAAATTTTCCTCATCATTGCAGATGGCGTTGCGAACGAATCGGTTAAGAATGAAGACGCGTGCAGCAAACGGCTGGCAAATGTCATCCGTCAAGTACAG GTGTCAGCAGGGTTATGGACACAGTGTGTATCGACACTGAACGAGACGCAGCAGAAAGCCATACAGGACCTACTGAATACTGCCTGA